A stretch of the Psychroserpens sp. Hel_I_66 genome encodes the following:
- a CDS encoding thioredoxin family protein, translating to MKKVLILFAIALISSSAAIAQSLEINWVTFEEALELQKKKPKKIMMDVYTNWCGPCKMLDKNTFHNKDVVDYVNKNFYAVKFNAEGNSTVNYQGAKFSNPGYKEELKNRRNSVHELSRHLGIRAYPTIVYFDENGSVIQPISGYMKPQQLELYLKLFQSNDYKNIKTQDQFNAYYEAFKAEFQE from the coding sequence ATGAAAAAAGTACTTATCTTATTTGCAATTGCCTTGATATCGTCAAGTGCTGCAATAGCGCAATCTTTAGAAATTAATTGGGTTACTTTTGAAGAAGCACTAGAGCTTCAGAAGAAAAAACCCAAAAAAATCATGATGGACGTATATACCAACTGGTGCGGACCATGTAAAATGCTAGATAAAAACACCTTCCATAATAAGGATGTCGTAGACTATGTAAACAAGAACTTTTACGCAGTTAAATTCAATGCTGAAGGTAACTCTACAGTAAATTATCAAGGTGCAAAATTTAGTAACCCAGGTTACAAGGAAGAACTAAAAAACCGAAGAAATAGCGTGCACGAACTTTCACGACATTTAGGTATAAGAGCTTACCCAACTATCGTTTATTTTGATGAGAATGGAAGCGTCATACAGCCCATTAGCGGTTATATGAAACCACAGCAATTAGAATTATATTTAAAGTTGTTCCAATCTAACGATTACAAGAACATTAAAACCCAAGATCAATTTAACGCGTATTACGAAGCGTTCAAAGCAGAATTTCAAGAGTAA
- a CDS encoding peptide MFS transporter, producing MSATTLKPHQKELWGHPVGLYVLFFTEMWERFSYYGMRALLTLYLVEKTTTDNPGLGWLDSESIMLYGWYTMLVYVMSIPGGMIADKYLGQKKAVLYGALTLVAGHGILAFDEMWAFYTGLALIILGVGLLKPNISTMVGGLYKQGDIRRDKGFSIFYIGINLGSLLATFIVGYVGEKIGWHYGFGLAGIAMLLGLIVYLYGQKYLVTVGNKPTAEDKSNDVSISKLIGDLMKSPVNLGIVLIIIAYAVYAGFSYDGVDSWGYTALYIFIAVVAGIMMMIYKNLETQVSKDRYLVLLLSFLIVIVFWGAFEQAGGLMSIYTKTNTDRMLFGWEIPATWFQGLNAGFIIIFATLVAGYWAKRKLKGKEASSLFKMAVGTMIMGLGFVFMIFAAAEFNAEGSSGMQWLVLAYLFHTIGELCSSPVALSFITKLAPVKYASLMMGVYFAATGLGNKVAGVIGESASEFGEYAIFSGITIFTVVFGLLVILLLKPLKRLTHGAEDNERIMNENETFEQEKYELGDPEIKD from the coding sequence ATGTCAGCGACAACACTTAAACCGCATCAAAAAGAACTTTGGGGACATCCAGTAGGTTTGTATGTTTTATTCTTTACTGAAATGTGGGAACGTTTTTCCTATTACGGAATGCGTGCACTTTTAACTCTATATTTAGTAGAAAAAACAACTACTGATAATCCTGGCTTAGGTTGGTTAGATTCAGAATCTATAATGCTATATGGCTGGTACACAATGTTAGTTTATGTGATGTCCATTCCAGGTGGTATGATTGCAGATAAATATTTAGGTCAGAAAAAAGCAGTATTATATGGAGCATTGACTCTTGTTGCAGGACACGGTATTTTAGCGTTTGATGAAATGTGGGCCTTTTATACGGGATTAGCATTAATTATTTTAGGTGTTGGACTTCTAAAGCCCAATATTTCAACAATGGTTGGTGGCTTGTACAAGCAAGGTGATATTCGAAGAGATAAAGGATTTAGTATTTTTTATATTGGTATTAATTTAGGGTCATTACTTGCAACTTTCATTGTTGGTTATGTTGGAGAAAAAATAGGATGGCACTATGGTTTTGGTCTTGCAGGTATTGCAATGTTACTTGGGTTGATTGTGTATCTCTACGGTCAAAAATACCTTGTAACCGTTGGTAATAAACCAACAGCAGAAGATAAAAGTAATGATGTTTCTATAAGCAAATTAATAGGTGATTTAATGAAATCACCGGTTAATCTAGGGATTGTTTTAATCATCATAGCTTATGCTGTATATGCAGGATTTTCTTATGATGGAGTGGATAGCTGGGGCTATACTGCACTATATATATTTATTGCTGTAGTAGCAGGAATAATGATGATGATTTATAAAAATCTAGAAACACAAGTGTCAAAAGACCGTTACTTAGTATTATTACTTTCTTTTTTAATTGTAATTGTATTTTGGGGAGCATTTGAGCAAGCAGGAGGATTAATGAGTATTTATACCAAGACAAATACAGATAGAATGTTATTTGGTTGGGAAATACCTGCGACTTGGTTTCAAGGATTGAACGCAGGTTTTATTATAATCTTTGCTACTTTAGTTGCAGGTTATTGGGCTAAACGAAAGCTGAAAGGAAAAGAGGCGTCCTCTTTATTTAAAATGGCAGTTGGAACTATGATTATGGGTCTAGGTTTTGTGTTTATGATTTTTGCAGCAGCAGAATTTAATGCAGAAGGTAGCTCAGGAATGCAATGGTTAGTTTTAGCTTATTTGTTTCATACCATTGGTGAATTATGTTCATCACCAGTAGCCTTATCGTTTATTACAAAACTAGCTCCAGTTAAATATGCTTCTTTAATGATGGGTGTTTATTTCGCTGCGACAGGATTAGGAAATAAAGTAGCAGGAGTAATTGGCGAATCTGCCTCAGAGTTTGGAGAGTATGCTATATTTTCAGGAATTACAATATTTACAGTGGTTTTTGGGCTTTTAGTTATTTTACTTTTGAAACCTCTAAAACGACTTACTCATGGCGCAGAAGATAATGAAAGGATAATGAACGAGAATGAGACATTTGAGCAAGAAAAATATGAACTAGGAGATCCTGAAATTAAAGATTAA
- a CDS encoding hydroxymethylglutaryl-CoA reductase, degradative, whose translation MNKTISGFSKLTKSEKIDWLTTTYFTNSQSAKDILKQYWNSDKKLQQLHDEFIENTLTNYYLPLGIAPNFLINDKVYAIPMAIEESSVVAAASKAAKFWFDRGGFKTTVIATEKIGQVHFMFKGESSKLEQFFKTLKPKLIESAKPLTKNMEKRGGGILDIQLKNKTRLLNNYYQLHATFETLDAMGANFINSCLEDFAKTLKEEAFDHNLFSSEEKDIQVIMSILSNYVPNCLVRAEVSCKVQELSEKKTTNAEEFAHKFVQAVNIAEVEPYRAVTHNKGIMNGIDAVVLATGNDFRAVEAGVHAYASKNGQYSSLTHAKVENGIFTFWMEIPLALGTVGGLTKLHPLVKWALELLGEPTAKELMQIVAVAGLAQNFAALRSLTTTGIQEGHMKMHLMNILNQFEATHEEKVTLIEHFKTHTVTHSSVVEEIEKLRQ comes from the coding sequence ATGAATAAAACCATTTCGGGTTTCTCCAAACTAACAAAATCAGAAAAAATTGATTGGCTTACCACCACTTATTTTACCAACTCTCAATCGGCAAAAGACATTCTCAAACAATATTGGAATAGCGATAAAAAACTGCAGCAACTTCACGACGAGTTTATTGAAAATACACTCACAAACTACTATTTACCCTTAGGCATTGCGCCAAATTTTTTAATCAATGATAAGGTTTATGCCATCCCAATGGCCATAGAAGAAAGCTCTGTAGTTGCTGCAGCAAGTAAAGCTGCTAAATTCTGGTTTGATCGTGGCGGATTCAAAACCACTGTAATTGCTACCGAAAAAATTGGTCAAGTACATTTTATGTTTAAAGGAGAAAGCAGCAAATTAGAACAGTTTTTCAAAACCTTAAAACCAAAATTGATTGAAAGCGCTAAACCACTCACCAAAAATATGGAAAAGCGTGGAGGTGGTATTTTAGATATTCAGCTAAAAAATAAAACAAGACTTCTCAACAATTACTACCAATTGCACGCAACGTTCGAAACACTGGATGCCATGGGTGCCAATTTCATCAATTCCTGTTTAGAGGATTTTGCTAAAACGCTCAAAGAGGAAGCATTTGATCATAACTTATTTTCTTCGGAAGAAAAAGACATTCAAGTCATTATGTCTATTCTTTCAAATTACGTCCCTAATTGTCTTGTTCGTGCAGAAGTTAGCTGTAAAGTTCAAGAATTAAGCGAAAAGAAAACTACCAACGCAGAAGAGTTTGCCCATAAATTTGTGCAAGCAGTCAACATTGCCGAAGTTGAACCCTACAGAGCTGTAACACATAACAAAGGTATCATGAACGGTATTGATGCTGTAGTTTTAGCAACCGGAAACGATTTTAGAGCGGTTGAAGCTGGAGTTCATGCTTATGCATCTAAAAACGGACAATACTCAAGTCTCACACACGCCAAAGTTGAAAATGGCATCTTTACATTTTGGATGGAAATACCATTGGCGCTTGGCACCGTTGGCGGATTAACAAAATTACACCCACTCGTTAAATGGGCTTTAGAATTACTTGGAGAGCCTACTGCTAAAGAATTAATGCAAATTGTCGCTGTAGCTGGTCTTGCCCAAAATTTCGCAGCGCTTCGTTCTTTAACTACAACAGGAATTCAAGAGGGACACATGAAAATGCACTTGATGAATATTCTAAATCAGTTTGAGGCCACTCATGAAGAAAAAGTTACACTTATTGAGCATTTTAAAACACATACTGTAACTCATAGTTCGGTTGTTGAAGAAATTGAAAAACTGAGACAATAA
- a CDS encoding S9 family peptidase: MKILKSFAFLALFVTTLTSAQNKEITLEDIWNGTFRTERMDALHSMDNGQQYSVLNYENRTSQIDIYDYKTLSKVNTLVNSSDISDIDYFTDYTFSDDETKVLLATNVESIFRRSTLGKYYVYDTKTKTTTLVSEEKIQEPTFSPNGTKIAYGLNNNLYVKDLASGNTSQITIDGKKNEIINGITDWVYEEEFSFVRAFEWNADGTKIAFIRFDETKVPEFSMDVYGQQLYQTQQVFKYPKAGEVNSKVSLHIYDLANKNTQEVKLEKAYSDFYIPRIKWTNDANVLSAQYMNRHQNELDLWMINAETLSGNLVLAEKDKAYIDVTFNLTFLKDNSFIWTSETNGWNHIFHYDKNGKLISQVTSGDWEVTDYYGYNPETKRIFYQSTEDGSINRSVYSIGLNGKKKERLTKNTGTNSASFSADFTYFINSFSSATTPPEYTLNDSKTGNLVKSIKDNSQLSEKLGQYKTSEKEFSTINVNGNDLNMWMIKPADFDDDKTYPLFMYQYSGPGSQEVANTWNSANDYWYQHLAQQGYIVACVDGRGTGFKGADFKKVTQNELGKYELEDQIEAAKQLAKRSYIDENNIGIWGWSYGGYMSSNALFKGNDIFSMAIAVAPVTSWRFYDSIYTERYMTTPQENASGYDENSPINHVDKLEGDFLLIHGTGDDNVHVQNTMRMVEALIQADKQFEWMIYPDKNHGIYGGNTRLHLYKKMTNFIHENLGEDREIEKN; encoded by the coding sequence ATGAAAATATTAAAATCCTTTGCATTTCTTGCATTATTTGTAACCACCTTAACATCAGCACAAAATAAGGAAATTACACTTGAAGACATATGGAACGGTACCTTTAGAACCGAACGAATGGATGCTTTGCACTCTATGGACAATGGGCAGCAGTATTCGGTTTTAAATTATGAAAACAGAACATCCCAAATAGATATCTATGATTATAAAACATTAAGCAAAGTCAATACTCTTGTAAATTCTAGCGATATCAGTGATATCGATTATTTTACAGATTATACGTTTAGCGATGATGAAACAAAGGTGTTGTTGGCGACTAATGTAGAGTCCATTTTTAGACGCTCAACATTAGGTAAATATTATGTGTATGATACAAAAACGAAGACAACGACTTTAGTTTCCGAAGAAAAAATACAGGAACCTACATTTTCTCCCAACGGAACAAAGATTGCTTACGGTCTAAACAATAATTTGTATGTAAAAGATTTAGCTTCTGGAAACACGAGTCAAATTACTATTGACGGTAAAAAGAATGAGATTATTAATGGAATTACAGACTGGGTTTATGAGGAAGAATTTAGTTTCGTAAGAGCTTTTGAATGGAATGCAGATGGAACAAAAATTGCTTTTATTCGTTTTGATGAAACTAAAGTGCCAGAATTTTCAATGGATGTTTATGGGCAGCAATTATACCAAACACAGCAGGTTTTTAAGTATCCAAAAGCGGGAGAAGTAAATTCCAAAGTGTCATTGCATATCTACGATTTGGCTAACAAAAACACACAGGAAGTAAAACTTGAAAAAGCTTACAGTGATTTTTATATTCCGAGAATTAAATGGACTAATGATGCCAATGTGTTAAGTGCGCAATACATGAACAGACATCAAAATGAGCTCGATTTATGGATGATCAATGCGGAAACTTTAAGCGGAAATTTAGTTTTAGCTGAAAAAGATAAGGCTTACATAGATGTCACTTTTAATTTGACATTTTTAAAAGATAATAGCTTTATCTGGACAAGTGAAACCAATGGGTGGAACCATATATTCCATTACGATAAAAACGGAAAACTAATAAGCCAAGTAACCTCTGGTGATTGGGAAGTGACCGATTACTACGGTTACAACCCAGAAACGAAACGCATTTTTTATCAATCAACCGAAGATGGATCAATCAACCGAAGTGTCTATTCTATTGGTCTTAACGGAAAGAAGAAAGAACGTCTAACAAAAAATACGGGAACAAACTCAGCATCCTTTAGTGCAGACTTTACTTATTTTATCAATTCCTTCTCCAGTGCAACCACACCTCCAGAATATACTTTAAACGATTCAAAAACGGGAAATCTCGTAAAAAGTATAAAGGATAATAGTCAATTATCCGAAAAATTAGGGCAATATAAAACTTCAGAAAAAGAATTTAGTACCATTAATGTTAATGGAAATGACTTAAATATGTGGATGATCAAACCAGCAGATTTTGATGACGATAAAACATATCCTTTATTTATGTATCAATATTCTGGTCCAGGCTCACAAGAAGTGGCCAATACATGGAACAGCGCTAACGATTATTGGTACCAACATTTAGCTCAACAAGGATATATAGTTGCTTGTGTAGATGGTAGAGGTACAGGGTTTAAAGGTGCAGATTTTAAAAAAGTAACTCAAAACGAATTAGGAAAATACGAACTTGAAGATCAAATAGAAGCAGCAAAACAATTAGCAAAACGATCTTATATTGATGAGAATAATATTGGTATTTGGGGTTGGAGCTATGGTGGTTACATGAGTAGTAATGCATTATTTAAAGGCAACGATATCTTTTCTATGGCAATTGCAGTAGCACCAGTTACGAGCTGGAGATTTTATGATTCTATATATACGGAGCGTTATATGACAACTCCTCAGGAAAATGCATCTGGGTATGATGAAAACTCACCAATTAACCATGTAGATAAATTAGAGGGCGATTTCTTGTTGATTCATGGTACAGGTGATGATAATGTTCATGTTCAAAATACAATGCGCATGGTAGAAGCCTTGATTCAAGCCGATAAGCAATTTGAATGGATGATCTATCCAGATAAAAACCACGGTATCTACGGTGGAAACACAAGATTACATCTCTACAAAAAAATGACAAATTTCATCCATGAGAATCTTGGAGAAGATAGAGAGATAGAAAAGAATTAA
- a CDS encoding peptide MFS transporter, with protein MSTDIENLFKDKVIGHPAGLFVIFFTEMWERFSFYGMRILLILFLTAPLVDSNAGWGWTSENALSLIGTYGSLLYLTPILGGWIADNYTGYRVAVVIGCLLMTLGHAAMALETTSSFYIGLGLLIAGTGFFKPNMTSMISDMYKGKESKKDGAYTIYYMGVNAGAFFGMMLCGYLAENYGWSYGFGLAGIFMLLGLIQFWLAKNLFGNIGGKPSGIYEVELPQNINERNPKEHKTDIPETEKLNPFTLFDKILIVLSSVGGLLYLFNDPLEKIENTNLLPFTVGGVSGSNVVVLTALILFLILLVTRISRYLPIVRDRIIAVSIFGVFTVFFFAFFEQALGSMTLFARDYTDRSLVGNSAMIFKIVDLLLTTVPLVIITWVLILLSKKTYKKIGMSNLVLAIAFIGLWILVIFRLIDKFSQDGNEVDASWFGILNSFFIITLAPLFSKWWESKYNPSAAMKYGIGLVLLGLGFAFLSYGTGDVPQGAKTASVSMIFLIMAFLFHTMGELCISPVGLSYLSKLVPGRMIGFMFGIWYLAIAVGQKAAGKMGGMIDSISEQYSISTFFLIFTLVPISVGVISIILNPLLKKLMHGVR; from the coding sequence ATGAGTACAGATATCGAAAATCTATTTAAAGACAAGGTTATTGGCCATCCAGCAGGATTATTCGTAATATTTTTTACTGAAATGTGGGAACGCTTTTCGTTCTACGGAATGCGAATCCTTCTTATTTTATTTCTAACAGCACCATTAGTAGATAGTAATGCAGGTTGGGGATGGACTAGCGAAAATGCTTTATCTCTAATTGGTACATATGGCTCTTTGTTATATCTAACACCTATTCTTGGTGGTTGGATAGCAGATAATTATACGGGATATAGAGTAGCTGTTGTTATAGGCTGTTTGCTCATGACATTGGGTCATGCAGCCATGGCTTTAGAAACTACAAGTTCATTTTACATAGGATTAGGACTCTTAATTGCTGGAACTGGATTTTTTAAGCCAAATATGACCTCAATGATATCTGATATGTATAAAGGTAAGGAGTCTAAAAAAGATGGAGCCTACACCATTTATTACATGGGTGTAAATGCAGGTGCTTTCTTCGGAATGATGCTATGCGGTTATTTAGCAGAAAACTATGGATGGAGTTATGGATTTGGTCTAGCAGGAATATTTATGCTATTAGGATTAATTCAATTTTGGTTGGCAAAAAACCTTTTCGGGAATATTGGAGGAAAACCATCTGGAATCTACGAAGTAGAATTACCCCAAAATATAAATGAGAGAAACCCTAAGGAGCATAAAACAGATATTCCTGAAACTGAAAAACTAAATCCGTTTACATTGTTTGATAAAATATTAATTGTTTTGTCTTCTGTAGGAGGTCTTTTGTATTTATTTAATGACCCATTAGAAAAAATCGAGAATACTAATTTATTACCCTTCACTGTCGGAGGTGTGAGTGGTTCTAATGTTGTAGTTCTAACAGCGTTGATTTTATTTCTAATTTTATTGGTAACTAGAATTTCACGTTACTTGCCAATAGTTAGAGATCGTATTATTGCGGTATCTATATTTGGTGTATTTACAGTGTTTTTCTTTGCGTTCTTTGAACAAGCACTGGGCTCAATGACTTTGTTCGCAAGAGATTATACAGATAGAAGTTTGGTAGGAAATTCTGCAATGATTTTTAAAATTGTAGATTTATTATTAACTACTGTGCCATTGGTTATTATTACTTGGGTTCTAATTTTATTATCTAAAAAAACTTACAAAAAAATAGGGATGTCTAACCTAGTTCTCGCTATTGCATTTATTGGTTTATGGATTTTAGTAATTTTTAGATTGATAGATAAATTTTCTCAAGATGGTAATGAGGTTGATGCTTCTTGGTTTGGAATTCTTAATTCTTTCTTTATAATAACATTGGCTCCTTTATTCTCTAAATGGTGGGAAAGCAAATACAATCCTAGTGCAGCTATGAAATATGGAATCGGTTTAGTTCTTTTAGGTCTTGGATTTGCATTTCTATCTTATGGAACCGGTGACGTGCCTCAAGGTGCTAAAACAGCTTCTGTAAGCATGATATTTTTAATTATGGCGTTCTTATTTCATACCATGGGAGAATTATGTATTTCTCCAGTAGGTTTGTCTTACTTAAGTAAATTAGTTCCTGGTCGCATGATCGGTTTTATGTTTGGTATTTGGTACTTGGCTATCGCAGTTGGCCAAAAGGCTGCAGGTAAAATGGGTGGAATGATTGACTCTATTAGCGAACAGTATTCTATTAGTACTTTCTTTTTAATATTTACACTTGTTCCAATTAGTGTTGGAGTAATTTCAATAATATTAAACCCACTACTAAAAAAACTAATGCACGGTGTGCGATAA
- a CDS encoding GYDIA family GHMP kinase, translated as MKSFYGQGKLLLTAEYVVLDGAKALAVPSNYGQSLQIEKGEIGKLKWTSFDELQNVWFESEFGLQNNEILKQDKNDDPVSNRLLQILNTAKQLNSTFLADLDGYTITTKLSFPKNWGLGTSSTLISNVASWAKINPYQLLEATFGGSGYDIACARALKSLTFQLKGNEQIINTVDFSPVFKDHIYFVHLNQKQNSRDGIKQYRLNTSDLSSTISEINNITDCMIECESLIDFQKLMDQHELLISEVIKQKPVKKMLFSDFKGSIKSLGAWGGDFVMIASEDDPTTYFKSKGYHTILTFSKMVKN; from the coding sequence ATGAAAAGTTTCTACGGTCAAGGAAAATTATTATTAACTGCAGAATATGTTGTGCTTGATGGCGCAAAGGCTTTAGCTGTACCCTCAAATTATGGGCAATCATTACAGATTGAAAAAGGAGAAATTGGCAAATTAAAATGGACCAGCTTTGATGAACTTCAAAATGTTTGGTTTGAAAGTGAATTTGGTTTGCAAAATAATGAGATTCTGAAACAAGATAAGAATGACGATCCAGTTTCAAATCGGTTATTGCAAATCTTAAATACAGCAAAGCAACTTAATTCAACATTTTTGGCTGATTTAGATGGATATACTATTACTACAAAATTAAGTTTCCCGAAAAACTGGGGACTTGGTACATCGTCCACTTTAATATCAAATGTTGCGAGTTGGGCTAAAATAAATCCATATCAATTACTTGAGGCTACTTTTGGTGGTAGCGGTTATGATATTGCTTGCGCCAGAGCCCTAAAGAGCTTGACATTTCAGTTAAAGGGTAATGAACAAATTATAAATACTGTAGATTTTAGTCCTGTTTTTAAAGACCATATTTATTTTGTTCATTTAAACCAAAAGCAGAACAGTCGCGATGGGATTAAACAGTATCGCTTAAATACATCGGATTTAAGTTCTACAATTTCTGAAATAAATAATATCACAGATTGTATGATTGAATGTGAATCGCTAATTGATTTCCAGAAGTTGATGGATCAACATGAATTACTCATTTCCGAAGTAATAAAACAGAAACCAGTTAAAAAAATGCTTTTTAGCGATTTTAAAGGTAGTATAAAAAGTCTTGGTGCTTGGGGAGGAGATTTTGTTATGATAGCTAGCGAAGATGACCCTACTACATATTTTAAATCTAAAGGATACCATACCATTTTAACTTTTTCTAAAATGGTCAAAAATTAA
- a CDS encoding SurA N-terminal domain-containing protein: protein MAVLNKIRQRSLFLIFIIAMALFAFVLTDLFRNSDALFGASQDVVATVNGKNINREEFMSRVESMQRQLGPNATSTQAMNRVYDQEVRREVMNTQFDELGLTVEQDQMKDLLEQSFSSYPEFQNEAGLFDENKLTEFVANLKAIYPEPAVLGNFQLTYDDWVNNEKSIAVGAQERAYYNMVKAGVNATLNEGEVDYFLENSTRDIRYIQIPYSTINDSLVEVTKGDIKDYINNNKKKFEVDASRDIVYVEFKEEPSLDDENNLKSDFDSFINGKAVFENGKNDTIRAFRNVKASDLETYVSYTAASDQPYVNDFVKKSALPAVVADTLYNLNVGDVYGPYKDGNTMKLTRMVATKQMPDSAKVRHILIPHIGASSAGADVTKTVEQAKKTADSALAIVKANRSKFPELVTALSSDQGSVDKGGVYDFHPSTQMVKPFSEYEFSNNVGDIGVVKTQFGFHVIEILDQKGSSKAVKVATISRTIEPSTETIDNVFTEASKFELAIQDGDFQEAAKERNLTVKPVNGIKVLDEQIPGLASQRPLVRWAFEDGTKVGDFKRFTIPGGGYVVAQVTKISEKGTMDPETASASVLSDIRKEKKAKMIREKVSGTTIDEVSKNQSRPTGNSVAVNMKNPTLTGAGLEPKVVGVAFGLNEGETSGLIDGDRGVFMVSVSNVQEATKLDNYQSIANRLSTARSSAAQTKVYNALKETADIEDNRANFY, encoded by the coding sequence ATGGCAGTTTTAAATAAAATTAGACAACGCTCACTTTTTTTGATCTTCATCATCGCGATGGCGTTATTTGCATTTGTACTTACAGATCTTTTTAGAAATAGTGATGCTCTGTTTGGAGCTTCACAAGATGTCGTTGCTACTGTAAATGGTAAAAACATCAATAGAGAGGAGTTTATGTCTAGGGTAGAAAGCATGCAGAGGCAGTTAGGCCCAAATGCGACTTCTACACAGGCAATGAATAGAGTTTATGATCAAGAAGTGCGTCGTGAGGTCATGAATACTCAGTTTGACGAACTAGGTCTTACTGTTGAGCAAGACCAAATGAAAGATTTATTGGAACAAAGTTTTTCATCATATCCAGAATTTCAAAATGAAGCTGGGCTTTTTGATGAAAACAAATTAACAGAGTTTGTGGCAAACTTAAAAGCGATATACCCTGAACCTGCTGTTTTAGGTAACTTTCAGTTGACTTATGATGATTGGGTTAATAATGAAAAATCTATTGCTGTAGGTGCTCAAGAGAGAGCATATTATAATATGGTTAAAGCTGGAGTTAATGCAACATTGAATGAAGGTGAGGTTGATTATTTCTTAGAAAATTCTACTAGAGACATTAGATACATACAAATACCTTACTCTACTATAAACGATAGTTTGGTAGAAGTTACTAAAGGGGATATTAAGGATTATATTAACAATAATAAAAAGAAATTTGAGGTAGACGCATCTCGTGATATTGTTTATGTTGAATTTAAAGAAGAGCCAAGTTTAGATGATGAAAATAATCTAAAAAGCGATTTTGACAGTTTCATAAACGGTAAAGCTGTTTTTGAAAATGGTAAAAATGATACCATCAGAGCGTTTAGAAATGTGAAAGCTTCAGACTTAGAAACATATGTGAGCTATACAGCAGCTTCAGATCAGCCTTATGTAAACGATTTCGTAAAGAAATCAGCTTTACCAGCAGTAGTTGCAGACACGTTGTATAATCTAAATGTAGGAGACGTATATGGTCCGTATAAAGACGGGAATACGATGAAATTGACTAGAATGGTGGCTACAAAACAAATGCCAGATTCAGCTAAAGTACGTCATATATTGATTCCTCATATTGGAGCTTCCAGTGCAGGTGCAGATGTTACAAAGACAGTTGAACAGGCTAAAAAGACTGCAGATAGCGCATTGGCAATAGTAAAAGCAAATCGTTCTAAATTTCCAGAATTAGTGACTGCATTGTCATCAGATCAAGGGAGTGTTGATAAAGGCGGTGTTTATGATTTTCATCCAAGTACACAAATGGTTAAGCCATTTAGTGAATATGAATTTAGTAACAATGTTGGGGATATTGGTGTTGTTAAAACACAATTTGGTTTCCATGTTATTGAAATATTAGATCAAAAAGGATCTTCAAAAGCGGTAAAAGTTGCAACAATTTCAAGAACTATTGAACCATCAACAGAAACCATAGATAATGTATTTACTGAAGCTTCAAAATTTGAGCTCGCTATACAGGACGGTGATTTTCAAGAGGCAGCTAAGGAGCGTAATCTTACAGTTAAACCAGTAAACGGAATTAAAGTTTTAGACGAACAAATTCCAGGTTTAGCAAGCCAAAGACCTTTAGTGCGTTGGGCTTTTGAAGATGGAACTAAAGTTGGAGACTTCAAGCGTTTTACAATTCCTGGCGGAGGCTATGTTGTGGCTCAAGTAACCAAAATCAGTGAAAAAGGAACTATGGATCCTGAAACTGCATCAGCTTCAGTATTAAGTGATATAAGAAAAGAGAAAAAAGCGAAAATGATTCGTGAAAAAGTCTCAGGCACAACAATTGATGAAGTTTCTAAAAACCAATCAAGACCAACAGGTAACTCGGTTGCTGTAAATATGAAAAACCCTACGCTAACAGGAGCTGGATTAGAGCCTAAAGTAGTTGGTGTGGCATTTGGTTTAAATGAAGGTGAGACTTCTGGATTGATTGATGGCGATAGAGGTGTATTTATGGTATCGGTTTCTAACGTTCAAGAAGCAACAAAACTTGATAACTATCAATCTATTGCTAACCGTTTAAGTACCGCTCGTTCAAGTGCAGCGCAAACTAAAGTGTATAACGCTTTAAAGGAAACTGCAGATATTGAAGATAACAGAGCTAATTTCTATTAA